The Bos javanicus breed banteng chromosome 21, ARS-OSU_banteng_1.0, whole genome shotgun sequence genome includes a region encoding these proteins:
- the WDR73 gene encoding WD repeat-containing protein 73 has protein sequence MEPAEDWLVESLRLYQDFHAFDLSGATRVLEWIGDKGILVAGYESLKKNEILHLILPLRLSVKENQGLFPERDFKVQHGGFSDRSVCDLKHVPDTRLLVTSGPPGSYLQVWQLAEDSDVIRAVSTIDVHEREEPLWPRVAVFPSVAPGVLHGTRLSSLKVVDLHSQKTMYTSGVNDDDVLSSLQVLDTDTFAFCCSSGRLGLVDTRQKWAPSENLSPGPGSTGRQWCAEAGGRGPGPSIARLGSDGQLCLLDPRDLCQPVSSVQCPVSMPSPEPELLRVTWAPGLDNCLAISGFDGTVQVYDVTSWAGLGRQVEPLFTHRGHIFLDDSGMDPAPLVTTHTWHPYKPRTVLSAASDASLHVWDWVDPCASR, from the exons ATGGAGCCCGCGGAGGACTGGCTGGTGGAGTCCTTGCGCTT GTACCAAGATTTCCATGCATTCGACCTCTCGGGAGCCACTCGAGTGCTTGAATGGATTGGTGACAAAG GAATCCTGGTTGCTGGCTATGAAAGcctgaaaaaaaatgagattcttCATCTCATACTGCCTCTCAGACTTTCTGTAAAAGAAAACCAG GGCTTATTCCCTGAAAGAGATTTCAAAGTACAGCATGGAGGATTTTCAGATAGGTCTGTCTGTGATCTGAAGCACGTGCCAGACACCAG GTTGTTGGTGACCAGTGGCCCTCCCGGGAGTTACCTGCAGGTGTGGCAGCTCGCAGAGGACAGTG ATGTCATCAGAGCTGTTAGCACCATTGACGTACACGAGCGCGAGGAGCCTCTTTGGCCCAGGGTGGCCGTTTTCCCATCGGTGGCACCTGGTGTCCTCCACGGCACGAGGCTCAGCAGCCTGAAGGTGGTGGATCTACACTCACAGAAGACCATGTACACCTCAG GTGTCAATGACGACGATGTGCTAAGTAGCCTGCAGGTCCTGGACACGGACACCTTCGCCTTCTGCTGCTCCTCAGGCCGCCTGGGGCTGGTTGACACCCGCCAGAAGTGGGCCCCGTCAGAGAACCTCAGCCCCGGCCCTGGGTCCACTGGAAGGCAGTGGTGTGCAGAAGCTGGCGGCCGGGGCCCTGGGCCCAGCATTGCCCGCCTTGGCTCAGACGGGCAGCTCTGTCTTCTCGACCCCCGGGATCTCTGCCAGCCTGTGAGCTCAGTCCAGTGCCCCGTGTCCATGCCCAGCCCTGAGCCAGAGCTGCTGCGAGTGACTTGGGCCCCTGGCCTGGACAACTGCTTGGCCATTTCAG GGTTCGATGGGACAGTCCAGGTCTATGACGTCACGTCTTGGGCTGGACTGGGGCGCCAAGTAGAACCTCTCTTCACTCACAGAGGTCACATCTTCCTAGACGACAGTGGGATGGACCCTGCCCCGCTGGTCACCACCCACACCTGGCACCCCTACAAACCAAGGACTGTGTTATCGGCAGCCAGTGACGCCTCTCTGCATGTGTGGGACTGGGTGGACCCCTGTGCCTCTCGCTGA
- the NMB gene encoding neuromedin-B isoform X1 — protein MTLRAVGVRLLGGLLLFALLAAGAAPLGWDLPESRSRASKIRVHPRGNLWATGHFMGKKSLEPPSPSLLGTAPHTSLRDQTPQLSHHLLRVLLQKQALGMSLSVPAPHTQEAAGANAAEVMLLIRKT, from the exons ATGACCCTGCGAGCGGTGGGTGTTCGGCTGCTCGGTGGCCTCCTGCTCTTCGCTCTGCTCGCGGCTGGCGCCGCCCCGCTCGGCTGGGATCTTCCGGAGTCCCGCAGCCGGGCCAGCAAGATCCGAGTGCACCCTCGGGGCAACCTCTGGGCCACCG GTCACTTCATGGGCAAGAAGAGCCTGGAGCCCCCCAGCCCATCCCTACTGGGGACAGCTCCCCACACCTCCCTGAGGGACCAGACACCACAGCTGAGTCATCATCTGCTCAGGGTCCTCCTGCAAAAGCAAGCTCTGGGCATGAGCCTCAGTGTCCCAGCACCTCACACCCAG GAGGCTGCTGGTGCAAACGCTGCAGAAGTGATGCTATTAATCAGGAAGACATGA
- the NMB gene encoding neuromedin-B isoform X2, giving the protein MTLRAVGVRLLGGLLLFALLAAGAAPLGWDLPESRSRASKIRVHPRGNLWATGHFMGKKSLEPPSPSLLGTAPHTSLRDQTPQLSHHLLRVLLQKQALGMSLSVPAPHTQHRRLLVQTLQK; this is encoded by the exons ATGACCCTGCGAGCGGTGGGTGTTCGGCTGCTCGGTGGCCTCCTGCTCTTCGCTCTGCTCGCGGCTGGCGCCGCCCCGCTCGGCTGGGATCTTCCGGAGTCCCGCAGCCGGGCCAGCAAGATCCGAGTGCACCCTCGGGGCAACCTCTGGGCCACCG GTCACTTCATGGGCAAGAAGAGCCTGGAGCCCCCCAGCCCATCCCTACTGGGGACAGCTCCCCACACCTCCCTGAGGGACCAGACACCACAGCTGAGTCATCATCTGCTCAGGGTCCTCCTGCAAAAGCAAGCTCTGGGCATGAGCCTCAGTGTCCCAGCACCTCACACCCAG CACAGGAGGCTGCTGGTGCAAACGCTGCAGAAGTGA